The nucleotide sequence TGCTGTCCATGGTGGTCTCGGATGCCTTGTGGTTCGTCCCACGAGCGGCCCCACACAGGGCTGTGCTGACCCCGGGACAGGAGTGGTCAGCGCCTCTCTCCGTCCATTGCTCACCGGACCCGGCCCGCGGGGGCCGAGAGCGTCGATCGGTGATCGAATCCGTCGAGCGGGCCGTAGTGCGATGCAGCTCAGCGGCCGCCGAGCGCGGCGACGAGCTGTTCGAGACGGGCTGTTCGGGACGCCTTGATCAGGACGAGATCATGGGCACGAAGGATCGGCTCGAGCACGGCGCGGGCGGCCTCGGCGTCGGGAACGGAGATGACGTCGAGGGAGCGGCACCCGGTGCCGGCCGCGTCGGCGATCAGGGGCGCGGTCTGGGTGCCGACGGTGACCAGGACGTCGAGTCCGGCTCGCGCGGCGGCCAGCCCGAGCCGGTGGTGGGCGTGGGCGGCGTGACTGCCCAGGTCGGCCATCTCACCGAGGACGGCGATCCGCCGGCGGGCGGACATGCTGCTCAGGGTGGTCAGGGCGGCGGTCATGGAGTCTGGGTTGGCGTTGTAGGCGTCGTGGAGGAGCGTGACTCCGTCTCCGCGCACGATGGTCTGCATGCGTCCACCACCAGGGGGTTCGGCGGCACTCAGGGCGCGGGCGATGGTGTCGTGGTCGAGGCCGAGTCCGTGGGCGAGTGCGGCGACCGCGAGGGCGTTGCCGACCTGATGGCGGCCGGTCAGACGGAGCGCGACGGGTGCGGAGCCGTCGGGGGTGTGCACGGTGAAGCACGGCCGGCCCTGTGGTGTGACGTGCACGTCCTGTGCGTAGACGCAGTCCGGGCGGGGGCGCCCGCTCCACCATCCGATGCGGGCGGGGGTGAGAGGGGCCATCGCGGCGACCAGCGGGTCGTCGGCGTTGAGCACGGCCAGCCCGCCGTCGTCGGCGCGGGGGAGTCCGGTGACGAGTTCGCTCTTGGCCTGCGCGATCCCGGCCTGCCCGTCGGGGTACTGGCCGAGATGGGCAGTGCCGACGTTGAGCACGACTCCGGCATGGGGTGTAACCAGGTCGCACAGGTGACTGAGGT is from Pseudonocardia autotrophica and encodes:
- a CDS encoding UDP-N-acetylmuramoyl-tripeptide--D-alanyl-D-alanine ligase yields the protein MTAATIAAATDGRLVPGTEPSTTVTAPASIDSRRVHPGGTFAALPGRRTDGHDHAHAALAAGAALVLAGRPVPPPAVQVADVTRALGHLARHVSERLQATVIGITGSNGKTTTKDLAAQVLTHRGPVTATDRSLNNELGFPLTVLRATPDTRYLVLEMGARGRGDLSHLCDLVTPHAGVVLNVGTAHLGQYPDGQAGIAQAKSELVTGLPRADDGGLAVLNADDPLVAAMAPLTPARIGWWSGRPRPDCVYAQDVHVTPQGRPCFTVHTPDGSAPVALRLTGRHQVGNALAVAALAHGLGLDHDTIARALSAAEPPGGGRMQTIVRGDGVTLLHDAYNANPDSMTAALTTLSSMSARRRIAVLGEMADLGSHAAHAHHRLGLAAARAGLDVLVTVGTQTAPLIADAAGTGCRSLDVISVPDAEAARAVLEPILRAHDLVLIKASRTARLEQLVAALGGR